In Miniphocaeibacter halophilus, the following proteins share a genomic window:
- a CDS encoding adenine phosphoribosyltransferase produces the protein MDISDKIRIIEDFPKKGISFKDITTLIRDGEAFKYVINTMADNLKDKNIKYIAAPEARGFILGSAVAYAMGVGFIPIRKPGKLPGETISYEYDLEYGKDELVMHTDAIDIGERVAIVDDLLATGGTVNALAKIVEKAGGIVAAMEFLIELEELNGRELNSEYEINSLVKYNV, from the coding sequence ATGGATATATCCGATAAGATTAGAATAATAGAAGATTTTCCGAAGAAAGGAATTAGTTTTAAAGATATAACAACCTTAATAAGGGATGGAGAAGCTTTTAAATATGTTATTAATACTATGGCAGACAATCTAAAAGATAAAAATATTAAATATATAGCAGCACCGGAAGCTAGAGGATTTATTTTAGGCTCTGCAGTTGCATATGCTATGGGTGTAGGTTTTATACCAATAAGAAAACCAGGGAAATTGCCAGGAGAAACTATAAGCTACGAGTATGATTTAGAGTACGGAAAAGACGAACTGGTTATGCACACAGATGCTATTGACATAGGGGAAAGGGTCGCTATAGTAGATGACTTACTTGCTACTGGAGGAACTGTTAATGCATTGGCAAAAATAGTTGAAAAGGCAGGTGGAATAGTAGCAGCAATGGAGTTCTTAATAGAATTAGAAGAACTAAATGGAAGAGAATTAAATTCTGAATATGAAATTAATTCCCTTGTAAAATATAATGTTTAA
- the trkA gene encoding Trk system potassium transporter TrkA: MNIIIVGAGKVGEYLSEDLSKEGYDITLIEKDKEVLDRILEYNDIMGIAGDGADTYVLEEAGIDRCDIFIAVTNQDELNMVACVMAKKLGAKYTISRVRNPEYSNHVDFMSETMNIDLMINPELETAREIVRILSFSDVLDVEEFANGKVMLISFKLRDKSVLNNMSLLEIQNKINRNILVCSVLRKDEVYIPNGEFVLKKDDIIYVLGEKDALTEFFKFIGNIKKNKNIMIVGGGRISFYLISRLVKQNYNVKVIERKKDVADHLSFTFPDADIIREDGTNQDILEEERIENFDTFISMTGIDEENIIASIFANQKGVKQTITKVDRTRILKIINLEEIGTTISPKKVISDKIVQFIRTNIKLTNSKIEAFHRIADDKVEAIEFEIKSSNSICNIPLKDLNIKKNTLISFIIRDKEVIIPYGNDIIKPGDKVVIITLNKSFKVIEDIIDSTIV; this comes from the coding sequence ATGAATATAATAATCGTTGGAGCAGGTAAGGTCGGCGAATATTTAAGTGAGGATTTGTCTAAGGAGGGGTACGATATAACCCTAATTGAAAAGGACAAGGAAGTGCTAGATAGAATTCTAGAGTATAACGATATTATGGGCATAGCAGGTGATGGAGCAGATACCTATGTTTTAGAAGAAGCCGGCATTGATAGGTGTGATATTTTTATAGCTGTAACAAATCAAGATGAGCTAAATATGGTAGCCTGTGTAATGGCTAAAAAATTAGGTGCAAAATATACAATATCCAGAGTTAGAAATCCTGAATATTCAAATCATGTCGATTTTATGAGTGAAACAATGAATATAGACTTAATGATTAACCCTGAACTTGAAACAGCTAGGGAAATTGTAAGAATATTGAGTTTTTCAGATGTTTTAGACGTTGAAGAATTTGCTAACGGCAAGGTAATGTTAATTTCTTTTAAATTAAGGGATAAAAGTGTCTTAAACAATATGTCTTTATTGGAAATACAAAATAAAATCAATAGAAATATTTTAGTTTGCTCAGTACTTAGAAAAGATGAAGTCTATATTCCAAATGGTGAATTTGTATTAAAAAAAGACGATATAATCTATGTACTAGGTGAAAAAGACGCTTTAACGGAATTTTTTAAATTTATAGGTAATATTAAGAAAAACAAAAATATTATGATAGTAGGAGGAGGCAGGATTTCTTTCTATTTAATTAGCAGATTAGTAAAACAAAATTACAATGTAAAGGTTATTGAAAGAAAAAAAGATGTTGCAGATCATTTGAGCTTTACCTTTCCAGATGCAGATATAATAAGAGAAGATGGAACAAATCAAGACATTTTAGAAGAAGAGCGTATTGAGAACTTTGACACCTTTATTTCAATGACCGGTATAGATGAAGAAAATATTATAGCCTCTATATTTGCTAATCAAAAGGGAGTAAAACAAACAATTACAAAGGTTGATAGAACTAGAATTTTAAAAATAATCAATTTAGAAGAAATAGGTACTACGATTTCCCCTAAAAAAGTTATTTCTGATAAAATAGTACAATTTATAAGGACAAATATTAAGTTAACAAATTCAAAAATAGAAGCCTTTCATAGAATTGCAGATGATAAAGTAGAAGCTATAGAATTTGAAATAAAATCAAGTAATTCAATATGTAATATTCCTTTAAAAGATTTGAATATAAAAAAGAATACTTTAATTTCCTTTATAATTAGAGATAAAGAAGTGATTATTCCCTACGGAAATGATATTATTAAACCTGGTGATAAAGTTGTAATTATTACACTTAATAAATCTTTTAAGGTTATAGAGGATATTATTGATTCAACTATAGTATAA
- a CDS encoding potassium transporter TrkG: MNYRILGYILGQIIKIEGILMVLPLIVSIVFKEELNYQLAYLIPMIIMIIIGTFLSKKCKKTDRFYTKEGIIIAALGWLLVSLLGALPLFLSGDIPNFIDAFFESVSGFTTTGSSIITNLDIISKSNLFWRSFSHLIGGMGILVFALAILPRENNQSSLIMKAEVPGPIFGKVAAKARDSARVLYIIYFSMTFVLIILLLLGGVKFFDSMLYAFGTAGTGGFGISNAGIAHYNSAYIEMVLSIGMIVFGINFNIYHLIIVGSIKEAFDDEELKWYLGIIGISIILIFLNIYMEIMIQYLKL, from the coding sequence ATGAACTATAGAATATTAGGTTATATTTTAGGACAGATAATAAAAATTGAAGGTATTTTAATGGTCTTGCCTTTGATTGTAAGTATAGTCTTTAAAGAGGAATTAAACTATCAGTTAGCTTATTTAATTCCTATGATAATAATGATAATAATAGGTACTTTTTTATCTAAAAAATGTAAAAAAACAGATAGATTTTACACAAAAGAGGGGATTATAATAGCTGCTTTAGGATGGTTGCTAGTATCCCTTTTAGGAGCTCTTCCTCTATTTCTATCTGGAGACATACCAAATTTTATAGATGCTTTTTTTGAGTCGGTAAGTGGTTTTACAACTACCGGTTCAAGTATTATTACCAACTTGGATATAATATCCAAATCGAATTTGTTTTGGAGATCATTTTCGCATTTAATAGGTGGTATGGGGATTTTGGTATTTGCTCTAGCAATCTTACCTAGGGAAAATAATCAGTCATCTTTGATTATGAAGGCAGAAGTACCGGGGCCAATATTTGGCAAAGTTGCAGCAAAAGCTAGAGATAGTGCAAGGGTCCTGTATATAATTTATTTTTCAATGACCTTTGTGTTGATTATTTTACTATTATTAGGCGGAGTAAAGTTTTTTGATTCTATGTTATATGCTTTTGGAACAGCTGGAACTGGTGGATTTGGAATTTCAAATGCAGGAATAGCACACTATAATAGTGCTTATATAGAAATGGTTTTGTCCATTGGAATGATAGTATTTGGTATAAATTTTAATATTTACCATCTAATTATTGTAGGGTCAATAAAGGAAGCCTTTGACGACGAGGAATTAAAATGGTATTTAGGAATTATTGGAATTTCTATTATTTTAATATTCTTAAATATATATATGGAAATTATGATACAATATTTGAAGCTATAA
- a CDS encoding viroplasmin family protein encodes MAKKYYYAVKKGKTPGIYFNWDDCKKQVIGFKGAIYKKFENIEDAKGFILEEKEVSPKEITENIISEDEAIAFVDGSYNVKSKECGFGAVLFTKKGKETFFQVVENKNYSEYRNVTGEVFGSLYVINKAIEYGLKKIFVHYDYTGISNWALGNWKTNNELTKYYKNQFDILKNEIEVVFVKVKAHSGDKYNEEADKLAKKAVGLL; translated from the coding sequence ATGGCAAAAAAGTATTATTACGCAGTTAAGAAAGGTAAAACACCTGGAATTTACTTTAACTGGGACGACTGTAAAAAACAAGTTATTGGATTTAAAGGAGCAATATATAAAAAGTTTGAAAATATAGAAGACGCTAAAGGATTTATTTTAGAAGAAAAAGAAGTAAGTCCAAAGGAAATTACTGAGAATATAATAAGCGAAGATGAAGCTATTGCTTTTGTAGATGGTAGTTATAACGTTAAAAGTAAGGAATGTGGTTTTGGAGCAGTATTATTTACTAAGAAGGGAAAGGAAACTTTTTTCCAAGTAGTAGAAAATAAGAATTATTCTGAATATAGAAATGTTACTGGAGAGGTTTTTGGTTCTTTGTATGTAATTAATAAGGCGATTGAATACGGATTAAAAAAGATTTTCGTTCATTATGACTATACAGGTATTAGTAATTGGGCTTTAGGAAATTGGAAAACAAACAATGAATTAACAAAATACTATAAAAATCAATTTGATATTTTGAAAAATGAAATAGAAGTTGTATTTGTAAAAGTTAAGGCCCATTCTGGTGATAAATATAACGAAGAAGCGGATAAATTAGCAAAAAAAGCAGTAGGACTACTATAA
- a CDS encoding potassium transporter TrkG encodes MVFRNYWNFYYFNILKYIYGNYDTIFEAIRNIFFTVSSTITTTGFTIVDYDKWPLFSKVIILFLTFVGGCAGSTAGGLKIFRVVVYIKSSIAQFAKSANPNRVKLIRINKRRLGDDAKENILNYLAIYVIIFVIIFFIVSLSFDDFLTSFSAVATTFNNVGPGLGKVGPTLNFANISYLNKIVLSISMLAGRLEIIPILVLFSPRTWKKT; translated from the coding sequence ATGGTATTTAGGAATTATTGGAATTTCTATTATTTTAATATTCTTAAATATATATATGGAAATTATGATACAATATTTGAAGCTATAAGAAATATTTTCTTTACAGTATCTTCTACCATTACTACTACAGGATTTACAATAGTTGATTACGATAAATGGCCTTTATTTTCAAAAGTTATAATTTTATTTTTAACATTTGTTGGTGGATGTGCAGGATCAACAGCTGGAGGGTTAAAGATTTTTAGAGTAGTTGTGTACATAAAATCCAGTATTGCACAATTTGCAAAATCAGCAAATCCCAACAGAGTAAAATTAATTAGAATTAATAAAAGAAGACTAGGAGATGATGCAAAGGAAAATATTTTAAATTATTTGGCAATATATGTAATAATATTTGTAATAATATTTTTTATTGTAAGCTTATCATTTGATGATTTTCTAACATCGTTTAGTGCTGTTGCTACAACCTTTAATAATGTTGGTCCAGGTTTAGGAAAAGTAGGACCGACCTTAAACTTTGCTAATATTAGTTATTTAAACAAAATTGTTTTATCGATTAGTATGTTAGCAGGAAGACTGGAAATAATACCAATTCTAGTGTTGTTTTCGCCTAGAACTTGGAAAAAAACATAG